The DNA window CCCGGGCAGGCATCCACTGTTCCAGGTCATGGTCTCCCACCTGTCCGAGAGTGGGGGATCTGCAGCCGGCCTGACGCTGCCCGGTCTGAGCGGTGAGGACCTCGTTCCGGACTCGATGGGGGCCAAGTTCGATCTCAGCCTCAGCATCGGCGAGGTCAGCGGGCGGGAAGGCGAAGAGCTCACGCTCCAGCTCGAGTACGCCGCGGACCGCTTCGACGAGAAGACCGCCCGGGCGCTGCTGCGGAGGATCGACCGGGTCTTGACCGCCTTCGGCGACGATCCCGCTCAACCAGTCCACCGGATCGAGATCCGTGACAAGGACGAGCGCGACCATGCGGTCCAGCGGGGCCCCGAGCCCTCCGCGCCCTGCACCTTCGCGGACCTCTTCGGCGCGGCCGTCGATCTGGATCCCGACCATCCTGCCGTCCGGTGCGGCGAGGACGTGCTCAGTTACGCCGATCTCGATGCCGCGTCGAACCGATTCGCCCGATGGCTCATCAGCCGCGGGATCGGCGCCGAGGACATAGTGGCCCTGGGTCTCCGCAAGTCCGTGCGCGCAGTCGTCGCGATCATCGGCGTGCAGAAGGCGGGAGCCGCCTATGTCCCCGTCGATCCCGACTACCCCGGTGAGAGGATCGCCTACATCCTCCAGGACGCCGCGCCTGCACTCGTCCTCACGACAGCGGCGGACTCCGCCTCCTTCCCCGGGGCGATCGTCCTGGATGACCCGGTGACGGAGGAGGCCCTCGGCGCAATGCGGGAACGGGCGGTGCGATCCGACGAGCTGAGGGTGACGGCGAGCCCAGACCATCCCAGCTACCTCATCTACACGTCGGGCTCGACAGGACGCCCCAAGGGCGTTCTCGTCACCCATCGAGGCCTGCGGGCGCTCGCACAGTCGCAGGCACGGGGACTGGGGGCGGGGCCCGACGAGACCATGCTCCAGTTCGCCTCGTTCAGTTTCGACGCCTCCGTGCTCGAGATGACGATGGCACTCTTCCACGGGGCCTGTCTGGTCGTGGTCCCGGAGGAGCTGAGGACGATGGGCGTCGAGCTGGGGCGGTACCTGCAGCGTCACGCGGTTCGTCGGGCGATGCTCGTGCCGACCGCCCTGCGGACCCTGCCCGAGGGGATTCTCCCGGAGACGATGACCACCCTCATGCTCGGCGGCGAAGAGCTCCCTGCCTCCCAGGTGGTGGGCGAGGTGAGCGGACGCCGGGTCTACAACCTCTACGGACCCACGGAGACAACGGTCGATGTCACCCGTCACCGGGTCGTCGGCGATGAGACGGGCACCGTCCCCATTGGCGAGGTCGTGCACGGCCTGTCCTCGGTGGTCCTCGACGAGTACCTGCAACCAGTGCCGCCCGGCGTTGTCGGAGAGCTCTACGTCAGCGGGGTCGGCCTGGCTCGGGGCTACCACCGGCGCCCGGGTCTGACCGCGTCGAGATTCGTGGCGGCGATCTGGGGTCCGGCAGGCTCGGTGATGTATCGCACAGGCGATCTCGTGCGTCTCCGGACCGACGGCGAGTACGACTTCGTCAGTCGAAGCGACCGGCAGGTCAAGATCCGCGGCTTCCGCGTCGAGCCGGGGGAGATCGAGCAGACGATGCGCCGGCTCCCGGGTGTTCTCGATGCGCACGTGGAGGCTCGGGACGTGGCCGCCGGTGACATCAGGTTGGCGTCCTGGATCGCCGTGCGCAGTCCGAAGGACTTCGACATCGGGGCCTGCGTGCGGGCGCTGAGGGCGATGCTGCCCGAGCACGCGGTGCCCGCGTCGATCGTGACGTTGGAAGAGTTCCCGATCACGGCCCACGGGAAGCTCGACCCCTCCCACCTGCCCGCGCCCCAGTGGGCCGGGGCGCAGGAACGGGTCGAGCCCGAGGAGGGGGTTGAGACGGTCCTCGCCGAGATCTGGGAAGAGGTCTTCGCCGACGGCCGATCCGTTGGTGCGCTTGACAATTTCTTCGACACGGGAGGGAACTCGCTCCTCGCCGCCAGAGTGGTGGCCTGCGTCGACGAACGGCTCGATCTCGCTCTGCCCGTGCGAGTCGTCTTCGAAACCCCCGTGCTCCGCGACCAGGCCTCCGTCCTGGAGGACCTGCTCCTCGCCGATATCGACGACGGGCTCGCCTGACCTCCTCCGCCGTCGTTACCCGACCGACACCCGATCCGAAAGAAGAGTTGTGACCACCACTGACGAAACACAAGCCCGCGAGTACCGTGCCCGGCTGCTCGCCGAGCGTCTGCGCAAGACCCGACGTCCCGCCTCCGGCCCGGTTCCGCGAGCGGAGGGCACTGCGGTCCCGTTAGGTCCGATGCAGACCGGCTTGTGGGTGAATGCCCGGATGGAGCCCGATTCGACCGCGTACACGATCGGTTTCGGAATCCGCGTGCGGGGGCCGCTCACGGTTGCACAGATCCGCTCGGCCTGCCAGGCGCTGACTAGTCGTTATGACATCCTGCGCGCCCACTACCCGACTGACGAGGCGGGCGACCCGCTCGTTGTCATCGCCCCTCCCGGGGCGCCCGACGTCCCCCTCGGCGATCTCCGTTCGGCCCGGATTCCCGAGTCCGCCGCGGAGGACGAGTTGTCGCAGCTCCTTCGCCGGCCCTTCGACGTGGAGGAGGGGCCGCTCGTCCGCTTCCGGGCGCTCGTCCTGGCGGAGGATGACCACGTGCTCCTCTTCACCGCCCACCACCTCCTGGTCGATGGGTGGTCGGTCTCCCTCATCAAGCAGGATCTCGTCCGCGCCCTGGGGCAGACAGTGCAGGGCGTGCCGATCGATCTTGGCGCACGGCCGTTGCAGTACGAGGACGTCGCCGTCCACGAGGCGTCTGAGAGCAGGGTCAAGGCCCGTGAGCGGGCCCTGACCCGGTGGAAGACGAACTTGAGGGGCGTGGAGAACCTCGAGCTCGATATCGCCCGGCCGCGTCCGGCGACAATCTCCTCACGCGGCCGCACCCACGAGTTCACCTTGCCGGACGCTCAATTGGGCCGGCTCAGGTCCCTCGCAGCGGAGGAGGGGGCGACCCTGTACATGGCGATGCTGGCCCTTTACCAGGTGCTCCTGGCACGGCACTCCTCCCAGCGGGACTTCGCCATCGGAACCTCGGTGGCCAATCGCTCGAGCACCGCGGTCGAGAGCGTGGTCGGCAACTTCGTCAACATGGTCGCAATGCGGACGAGTCTGAACGGCGACCCCACGTTCCGTGAGCTTCTCGCACGCGCTCGATCCGTCGCAGTGGAGGCCTTCTCCGTGCAGTCCGTCCCCTTCGACGACGTCGTGAGGGCGCTCGGCGTGCCCCGGTCGGTCAACAGCTCCCCTGTGTTCCAAGTCAGCCTCTCGGTCAATCAGCTCGACACGGTCGTAAGCGCGGGGGAGCGGGCGGCGGGGCCGCTGACCTTCTCCGAAATCGGGGCGATCACGGGGATCGCCCACTTCGATCTGGGCCTCACCGTCGTCGAAGAGAACGAGCGCTGCATCGCCTCCTTCACCTACCGTACGGATCTCCTCGATGCCGACCGCGTGGAGCTTCTTGCCGCGCGTCTGGTGAGACTGCTCAAGTGCGTCGTCGATCATCCCGATGCGCCGGTTCTCTCCCACGATCTGCGCACGGACGCCGAGCGCGAGCTCGTCAACGCCAGGTGGGGCGTAGGACCCCGGCGCCCCCGCGAGCCCGACTGCGTCCTCCACGAGTTGGTGCAGCCGGGATCGGACACCGACCTCGGCGCCGCGGCCATCGTCGAGGGGGCGGAGTCCCTGAGCGCCGAGGAGCTCCGCGAGCGAGCGGCCCGCGTCTCGCGTCTGCTTGCCCATCGTGGGGTGGGCCCTGACGTGCTCGTCGCGGTCGCCCTCAAGCGGGCTGTGCCTGCGGCCGTCTGCATTCTGGGTATCCTGGGGGCCGGCGGAGCCTATCTTCCCCTTGATCCGGACCTGCCTCGCGACCGCCTGTCCTTCATACTCGAGGACTCCGGCGCCGTCATGTGCCTCCATGACGGCACCCTCGACGTGGATGCCCCGGTTCCGCTCCTCTCCCATGATGAGCTCATGGCCTCGAGCCATGAGGCGACTCCGGTCGCAGCCGGACTCGACAATCTCGCCTATGTCATCTACACCTCCGGTACGACGGGCAGACCCAAGGGCGTCGAGGTCAGCCAGCGCGAGATCGTCCGCTACCTGCGGGACATCTCCAGTCTGCTGCAGGTTCAGCCCGGGGCGACGTACGCCTTGCTGCAGTCGCTCGCCTTCGACTTCAGCCTGCTCATGTTCTACCTGCCTCTGGTCAACGGCGGCACGCTCCACGTCGGCGACGGCCGGATGACGGCGGTCGAGCTCGCACAGTTCCTGGAGCGCCATCAGGTCGACTACCTCAAGATGACGCCGTCCCACCTCGCGACCATGACGGCCCAGGTCGAGATGAGCGCCGTCGTTCCCCGCAGGACGCTCGTCCTCGCGGGGGAAGGGGCCCCCTCCTCGTGGGCCGCGGAGTTGGCCGCCAAGACCCCGTGCCGGATTGTCAACAGCTACGGGCCGACCGAGACCGTCGTCGCGTGCACGGTCGCCGAGGTGCGGTCCGATATCGAGGACCCGGGGGCCGTCTGGCCGGTGGGCTCCCCCATGCCGGGGGTCCGTGCCTACGTCCTTGATGAGGGCCTCCGTCCGGTGCTTCCCGGAGTTCGGGGAGAGCTCTACATCGCCGGTCGACTCGCGAGGGGATACCTGTCGCGTCCGGGGCTGACCGCTTCCCGCTTCGTTGCCGATCCTGCGGGTGAGCCCGGCGAACGGATGTACCGCACGGGCGACGTCGTCAGCTGGCGCAATGATGGACAGCTCGCTTTCCACGGGCGTACGGACGACCAGATCAAGATCCGCGGGTACCGTGTCGAGCTGAGCGAGGTGGAGTCAGCTCTGGAGGCCGTGGAGGGTGTCGCGCAGTGCGTCGTCGATCTTCGCAGCGACTCCGGCATTGAGCGCCTGATCGGCTGGATTCGTTGGGACGAGGACGCCGCGCCGTTGCCGGACGCGAGCATCCGGTCGCAATTGGAGTCTGTCCTGCCGGAGTACATGGTCCCCCGGGTCTATGCCAGCGTCGACTCCTTCAGGATGAAGGGGCATGGCAAGATCGATCGGAGGGCCCTGGTCGCTCCCGAACGGGGCAAAGTCTCGGCGGAGGCGATCGCCCCGCGGACAGAGCTCGAGGCCGCTGTCGCGAGCGTCTACGCCGAGCTTCTCGAGATCGACACTCCCAGCGTCGTAGCGGACTTCTTCGACCTGGGCGGTGATTCGCTGCTGGCGACGAAGGTAGTGCCGCGCCTGCACTCCGCCATCGGTGACGACGTCGTCGTCTCCGTCATGGACGTGATCTCGAACCCGACCGTGGAGGGACTCGCACGTCTCATCGAGGACAAGCGCCGTGGCGGGAGCGGGACGCGGCTGCTCTACGAGCTCACCCCGCCGCTTGACGCCGCGACTCGCACGGCCTCCGTGATCGCTGTGCCCTACGGAGGTGCGAACGCATCCGTCTTCACTGATCTTGCCCGGGAGCTGCCGAAGGGGTACTCCCTCTACTCCTTGGAGCCCCCGGGGCACGACCCGGCCGTCGGGGGCGAGGTGCTGCCCATGCCGGAGATGGCGCGGGAGGTGGTCGACGAGATTCTGGAGCGCGTCACCGGGAGCCTCATCCTCTACGGTCACTGCGTCCCGGGCTCGGCGGCCGCCGCCGCCATCGCCGAGGAGCTCACTCGGAGAGGGAGGGACTTCGAGGCTCTGTACGTCGGCGGAGCCTTCCCCGTTGCCCGGCCCACCAATAAGGTTCTCGCCGCCCTGGCGCGCCTGTCGGCCCGTGACCGTCTTACTTCTGACCGTAATCACGCCAATTGGCTCGCCGGCATGGGAGCCGACATGAGCGCGATGGACGAGAAGCACGCGGAGCACATGGTCAAGGTCATGAGGCAGGACGGTCGTTTCGCGGAGGACTACTTCACGCAGTGCTACAGCAGTGGTGTTCAGCGCTTCGGTGCGCCGGTCATCTCCGTCATCGGTGAGGCCGACCAGACGACTCAGTTCTGGGAGGAGCGGTGCGACGAGTGGGCTCTGTACTCCGATCGCGTCGCCTCCGTCTGCATTCAGGAAGCGGGGCACTATTTTCTCAACTTCCGCGCCAACGAGCTCGCAGAGATCATCACCTCGACCCACGTGCTGCTCAAGAGGGGCGAGGAATCGAGTCTGACGCGCGCCGAGCGCGGCCCTGAGAGCACCTGGTGGCTGCATGACAGCAGGGTGGCCAGGGAGCGTGCCGAACCCGGGAGTCAGCCGCGCCTCGACTCTGCGCTCCCTGGCGGGAGGGAGACGGGAGAGGTCCTTCCCGGACTTGGGAAGTTCGCCATCATCACCACCGGTCAGATGCTGTCCTTCACCGGCTCGACGCTGACGGGATTCGCGCTCCCCCTGTGGGTGCTGACCCAGACGAAAAATCTGGCGCTCTTCGGTGTCGTAGGTGTGCTCGGCACCATTCCGAACCTCATCGTGTCTCCCATCGCGGGCGCCGTCGTCGATCGCTTCAATCGTCGTAGACTCATCATGCTGTTCGACTCGATCTGCATGGCCATGCTCAGTGTGCTTCTCGTCCTGGCGGCGACAGGGACCATGCGGACATGGAACATGATGCTCGTCTTCGGGTTAGTCGCCTGCGCCGTGACATTCCAACGGGTGGCATTCCAGTCGGCGATTCCTCAGATCGTGCCCAAACGCTACCTCGGGCACGCCAATGGCATGCTCCAGTTTGCGATCGGAGTCGCGAACTTCATCGCTCCGCTGTTCGGTGTGGGTCTGCTCGCCGTATTCGAGCTGCCCGGAATCCTCCTCTTCGACGTGCTGTCCTACATCTTCGCCATCGGCACGGTGCTTTTCATCAAGTTCCCGGCGGCTCATGTCACGGTGAACGAGACCATATGGGAAGAGATTCGGGGCGGATTCCGCTTCTCGATGCGCAACAAATACTTCCGTGCGATGCTCGTGTTCTTCGCAGTGATCAACCTCTTCCTGGCTCCGCTCATCTCGTTGGTGAACCCCCTCGTCTTGAGTTTCGCCACGTTGAGGGAGGTTGCCGTCGTGGCGGCCGTCGCGGGCGCGGCGGGGATCATCGGGGGCCTGGCGATGAGCGTGTGGGGCGGCCCCAAGCATCGCCGGATGGACGCGGTCCGCGCTCTGTCCGTCATTCTGGGTCTCAGCGCGATCCTCGTCGCCGCCCGGCCCGCGATCATCCCGGTGTGCGTCGGCGTCTTCCTGATCTCCGGCCTCATCGTCGTGGTCAACGGCGTCGTCATGACCATCATCCAGACGAAGGTGCCCGCGCGCATTCAGGGACGGGTCTTCGCCATCAACACCATGGTGTCGACAGCGGCCGCGCCACTGGGCTTCGGGGTGCTCGCGCCCCAGGGCACGGTGCTCATGGAGTGGATGCTTAAGAATGTGCCCGGCCTCGCGCCGGTGGTTCACCTGCTCCTCGGTGACGGGCCGGGGCGGCCGATCGCCATGCTCTACACCGTCTGCGGTCTGGCTGCCATTCTCCTCGTCGTCGGGACCCGGCGGTGGACGACCCTGGTCCGCTTCGACGACGAGGTGCTCGATGCCAGGGCCGACGACCTCATCGGCCTCGCCCAGTCCCGGGCGCGGCGCAGGGGCGAGGACGTCGTGCGCCTCATCGAGGAGACCGGAGAGCTGGAGCTAGAGAAGAAGACGGCCCGATGACGGCGTACTGCGATTGGCTTCGCGTCTACGACGCCATCTCAGGATCTCCCGAGGTCCGTTTGGTGTGCTTCCCGCACGCCGGTGGTACGGCGTCCTCCTACGCTCCGTGGCGAGGCCGGCTCGACGATCGGATCGAACTCGTCTCCGTGCGCTACCCGGGCCGGGAGGATCGGCTCGCCGAACCGATGAGCCAGTGCCTCGAGGCGATGGCTGATGCCGTCACGGAGGACGTCGTGCGTCTCCAAACCGAGCGGCCGCTGCCGCTTGTCCTTCTCGGACACTCCATGGGCGCCTCCGTCGCCCACGAGGTCGCAGTGCGCCTGCGGATGCGCGCGCGGGCGGTGGCCCTGCTCATCGTCTCCGCCCGCCTGCCCGTGTCGTCCCTGGACACGGGGGCGGAACGCCTCAGTGATGAGGAACTCGCTGTGATGCTGGGGAGAATGGACCCCACGACGATCGAGGTGCTGACCCATCCGGAGCTCAGAGAGCTGGTCTGGCCGTCGATCAGGTCGGACTACGACATCACCTGTTCCTACGGCGGGCATGACGCTCCGCCGCTTGATATCCCGATCCTCGCCCTGGGCGGGCGGTCGGACGCATGGGTGGACGGCGCCTCCATGGTCGCCTGGGAGCGGGCGACCACTGCGGGATTCAGCTCCCGCCTCTTCGACGGCGATCACTTCTTCCTCCACGACAACCCCGAGGTGCTGGCCCTGATGAACGACTTCGTATGCGCGCAGGCGGATTCCGCCCCGGACGCCAGGAGCCCGGCATGAGCGCCGCCGTCCTCGGCGCGCGGGCGCCGACCGATGGCGTGCTCGTCTCGGTCGCGTCACCGGAACGGGCCGTACGAGCCTGTGCCTCGGTCGGACTGGACCGGGCGTGCTTGACGCCGGAGGAGCGCGGAAGGATGTTGCGCCTAGTGCGGCAAGAGGACCGCAGCACCTATCTCGCCGCTCATCTGTTGGCCCGTTTCGTGACCGGTCTCAGAACCGGGCTGCGCCCCACCGACCTCTGCTACAAGCAGTGCTGCCCCGAGTGCCGGGGACGTGACCATGGTGCGCCGTGGATCGAGTCCTTCTCGGGCCGGCGTTTTGAGGTCAGCGTGAGCCATACCGCAGGGCTCGTGGCCGCCGTCGCCGGTCATGCCTGGATCGATGTCGAGGCCGTGGCGTCATGCGCGGGCCCCATGGCCGGGGCGCTCACGAACGCCGACGAGGACGAGGCGCTGCGCCGGCCCGATCCCGCACTGGCCCGCGCCCGGTGTTGGACGATCAAGGAGAGCCTGGTGAAGCAGGGAGTCCTTGGACTCGATGACGCCTGCCGGTGGTCGGCAGGGCCTCTCGACGGGGATCTGGTCCGAATCTCCTGCGGCGCCCATACCCGATGCTGCGCATTCCTCCGTACACCGCCGGGATACGCGGGGGCCATTAGCCTGTCCAGTCCCACACCCACGGATATCGAGGAGCTGAACCTGTGAACAATCCCGCCACCACCACGTCTCGTCCGACCGCCGGGCTCCGCCCGGATGGTCTTCCACGTGATGCACCCGAGATACCTTTCGGCGGTCCCAGCAGTGTGGGCGTCGTGGGCGGAGCGATGCTCGAGGCCGTCGCCTTCATGTTCGTCATGATCTTCGGCCTGCTCCTGCTCGCAGGGATCGCCACCGCCTTCTTCCCCGCGAGTGAGGTCACTTCGGGCGCAGCCCTGCCCGGCGCCACGGTCCAGCTTCTGAGTATCGTGATCGCCTACCTGGTCGTCGTCCTCGTGATGGAACGGAGGCATCGCATCTTCGAGCTCAGTCCTGAGCGGATCGGCGGTCTGGTCGTCGGCCTGCTCGGGGGCGCGGCGGCGCTGGGCGCGTCGTACCTCCTCATCACTCTTCTCGGCGGCTACAGGCTTTCGGTCATCAAGGATCCTGACATCGGTCGGGTCCTGGTCCAGTCCTTCGCCGCCGGCGTCGGCGCCGGCGTCGGCGAGGAGCTGATGTTCCGCGGGATCCTGTTCCGGCTCCTCGAGCACGTGGCCGGCACGTGGGGGGCGACCTTCGGCTCGGGCCTCGTCTTCGGTCTCATGCACGTGACGAACCCGGACGGGACGAAGTGGGGAGCCATCGCCATCGTGCTCGAAGCCGGGTTCCTCTTCGGGATCCTGTACGCGCTCACCCGCAACCTCTGGCTGCTCATCGGCTTCCACGCGGCCTGGAACGTGGTTCAGGGACCGGTGCTGGGCGTACCGATCTCCGGGACGGGCACGGGGCCGTCCGTCCTCCGAACGACAATGCACGGTTCAGAGCTGGTGACCGGAGGAACCTTCGGCACGGAGGCGAGTGTCGTATCGGTCGGGCTCATGATGCTGCTCACGATCGTCCTCATGGTCGAGCTGGTGAGGAGAGGTGGGGCGGTCAGGCCCGTTTGGGCGCGTCCTGCTGCGGGCGGTACGGCACCGGATCGGATCTGAGAGCGCCTCGCGCCCGCGCGGCCGCCTCGAGGGCGCCGCGCAGGTCCGCCACGAGGTCGGCCGGGTCCTCGATGCCCACACTCAGGCGCAGCAGCCGGTCCGTCAGCCCGTAGCGTGCCCGCGTGGCCGGGGGGACGTCCGCGTGGGTCTGCACGCTCGGACAGGTCACGAGCGACTCCACCCCGCCCAGGGACTCGGCGAAGGTGAAGACCCGCACCGACTCCAAGAAGACGGCGATGTCGACGCCGTCGGCCAGGTCGAAGGAGAGCATGCCACTGCGCCCCGGGTAGAGCACCCGGGTCACCTGCGGCGCGGCGCGCAGGAAGTCCGCCACGGCGCGGGCGTTGGACTCGTGGCGCTCCATCCGCAGCGACAGGGTCTTCAGGCCGCGTAGCAGCAAGAAGGAGTCGAAGGGGCCGAGCGTCGCCCCGGTCGTGTTGAGCCGGTACTGCAGCCGCTCGCCAAGCGCCGGGTCGGCCACGGTGACGGCCCCGGCCATGACGTCGTTGTGCCCGCCCAGGTACTTGGTGGCCGAGTACAGGACCACGTCCGCGCCCAGCTTCAGGGGCCGCAGGATCGCGGGGGTGTAGAAGGTGTTGTCGACCGCCAGCAGCGCCCCGGCCCCGTGCGCCCACTCCGCCGCCGCGGCGACGTCGAAGCGCACCATCATCGGGTTGGTGGGGGTCTCGATGAGGACGAGGGAGGCCGGGGCGCGCAGGGCCCGGCGCAGCTCGGACTCGCCGAAGACGAAGTCGACGTCGTAGGCGCCCTCCTCCGCCAGGACCTCGAGGTAGCGGAAGGTGCCGCCGTAGAGGTCCTCCAGCGCCACGATGCGGCTCCCGCGCGGGGCCAGGGCCTCGACGGCCAACTGGATGGCCGCCATGCCCGACGACGTCGCAAAACCGGCCGCCGCGCCGTCGAGCCTGGCCAGGGCGTCCTGGAGGACGTCGCGGGTGGGGGAGGCGGTGCGCGTGTAGTCGTAGCCGGTGGACCGGTGCAGGCCCGGGTGCCCGAAGGCGGTCGACAGGTGGATGGGGGTGGTGATGGCGCCGGTCGTCGGGTCGGTGAGGGCGCCCACATGGGCCAGGACTGTGTCCAGCCGCCAGGCCTCGGGCACAGGCTCCCACGAGGGGTGGTGGTGGATCGGCGCGGTCTGCGAGGCGGAGCGGTCGTCGCGGGCGGGGGCGGTGGTCATGGGTGTCCTTCCTCTCGCCTCGGGCTCAGGCGGCCGCCGCCTCGTCGCGGCGGGAACCGCTCTCCAGAAGGGCCCCGACGGCGGCGGCCAGCCGGTCGA is part of the Actinomyces sp. oral taxon 414 genome and encodes:
- a CDS encoding non-ribosomal peptide synthetase/MFS transporter, which produces MTTTDETQAREYRARLLAERLRKTRRPASGPVPRAEGTAVPLGPMQTGLWVNARMEPDSTAYTIGFGIRVRGPLTVAQIRSACQALTSRYDILRAHYPTDEAGDPLVVIAPPGAPDVPLGDLRSARIPESAAEDELSQLLRRPFDVEEGPLVRFRALVLAEDDHVLLFTAHHLLVDGWSVSLIKQDLVRALGQTVQGVPIDLGARPLQYEDVAVHEASESRVKARERALTRWKTNLRGVENLELDIARPRPATISSRGRTHEFTLPDAQLGRLRSLAAEEGATLYMAMLALYQVLLARHSSQRDFAIGTSVANRSSTAVESVVGNFVNMVAMRTSLNGDPTFRELLARARSVAVEAFSVQSVPFDDVVRALGVPRSVNSSPVFQVSLSVNQLDTVVSAGERAAGPLTFSEIGAITGIAHFDLGLTVVEENERCIASFTYRTDLLDADRVELLAARLVRLLKCVVDHPDAPVLSHDLRTDAERELVNARWGVGPRRPREPDCVLHELVQPGSDTDLGAAAIVEGAESLSAEELRERAARVSRLLAHRGVGPDVLVAVALKRAVPAAVCILGILGAGGAYLPLDPDLPRDRLSFILEDSGAVMCLHDGTLDVDAPVPLLSHDELMASSHEATPVAAGLDNLAYVIYTSGTTGRPKGVEVSQREIVRYLRDISSLLQVQPGATYALLQSLAFDFSLLMFYLPLVNGGTLHVGDGRMTAVELAQFLERHQVDYLKMTPSHLATMTAQVEMSAVVPRRTLVLAGEGAPSSWAAELAAKTPCRIVNSYGPTETVVACTVAEVRSDIEDPGAVWPVGSPMPGVRAYVLDEGLRPVLPGVRGELYIAGRLARGYLSRPGLTASRFVADPAGEPGERMYRTGDVVSWRNDGQLAFHGRTDDQIKIRGYRVELSEVESALEAVEGVAQCVVDLRSDSGIERLIGWIRWDEDAAPLPDASIRSQLESVLPEYMVPRVYASVDSFRMKGHGKIDRRALVAPERGKVSAEAIAPRTELEAAVASVYAELLEIDTPSVVADFFDLGGDSLLATKVVPRLHSAIGDDVVVSVMDVISNPTVEGLARLIEDKRRGGSGTRLLYELTPPLDAATRTASVIAVPYGGANASVFTDLARELPKGYSLYSLEPPGHDPAVGGEVLPMPEMAREVVDEILERVTGSLILYGHCVPGSAAAAAIAEELTRRGRDFEALYVGGAFPVARPTNKVLAALARLSARDRLTSDRNHANWLAGMGADMSAMDEKHAEHMVKVMRQDGRFAEDYFTQCYSSGVQRFGAPVISVIGEADQTTQFWEERCDEWALYSDRVASVCIQEAGHYFLNFRANELAEIITSTHVLLKRGEESSLTRAERGPESTWWLHDSRVARERAEPGSQPRLDSALPGGRETGEVLPGLGKFAIITTGQMLSFTGSTLTGFALPLWVLTQTKNLALFGVVGVLGTIPNLIVSPIAGAVVDRFNRRRLIMLFDSICMAMLSVLLVLAATGTMRTWNMMLVFGLVACAVTFQRVAFQSAIPQIVPKRYLGHANGMLQFAIGVANFIAPLFGVGLLAVFELPGILLFDVLSYIFAIGTVLFIKFPAAHVTVNETIWEEIRGGFRFSMRNKYFRAMLVFFAVINLFLAPLISLVNPLVLSFATLREVAVVAAVAGAAGIIGGLAMSVWGGPKHRRMDAVRALSVILGLSAILVAARPAIIPVCVGVFLISGLIVVVNGVVMTIIQTKVPARIQGRVFAINTMVSTAAAPLGFGVLAPQGTVLMEWMLKNVPGLAPVVHLLLGDGPGRPIAMLYTVCGLAAILLVVGTRRWTTLVRFDDEVLDARADDLIGLAQSRARRRGEDVVRLIEETGELELEKKTAR
- a CDS encoding thioesterase II family protein, with amino-acid sequence MTAYCDWLRVYDAISGSPEVRLVCFPHAGGTASSYAPWRGRLDDRIELVSVRYPGREDRLAEPMSQCLEAMADAVTEDVVRLQTERPLPLVLLGHSMGASVAHEVAVRLRMRARAVALLIVSARLPVSSLDTGAERLSDEELAVMLGRMDPTTIEVLTHPELRELVWPSIRSDYDITCSYGGHDAPPLDIPILALGGRSDAWVDGASMVAWERATTAGFSSRLFDGDHFFLHDNPEVLALMNDFVCAQADSAPDARSPA
- a CDS encoding 4'-phosphopantetheinyl transferase family protein; the encoded protein is MSAAVLGARAPTDGVLVSVASPERAVRACASVGLDRACLTPEERGRMLRLVRQEDRSTYLAAHLLARFVTGLRTGLRPTDLCYKQCCPECRGRDHGAPWIESFSGRRFEVSVSHTAGLVAAVAGHAWIDVEAVASCAGPMAGALTNADEDEALRRPDPALARARCWTIKESLVKQGVLGLDDACRWSAGPLDGDLVRISCGAHTRCCAFLRTPPGYAGAISLSSPTPTDIEELNL
- a CDS encoding CPBP family intramembrane glutamic endopeptidase — translated: MNNPATTTSRPTAGLRPDGLPRDAPEIPFGGPSSVGVVGGAMLEAVAFMFVMIFGLLLLAGIATAFFPASEVTSGAALPGATVQLLSIVIAYLVVVLVMERRHRIFELSPERIGGLVVGLLGGAAALGASYLLITLLGGYRLSVIKDPDIGRVLVQSFAAGVGAGVGEELMFRGILFRLLEHVAGTWGATFGSGLVFGLMHVTNPDGTKWGAIAIVLEAGFLFGILYALTRNLWLLIGFHAAWNVVQGPVLGVPISGTGTGPSVLRTTMHGSELVTGGTFGTEASVVSVGLMMLLTIVLMVELVRRGGAVRPVWARPAAGGTAPDRI
- a CDS encoding PLP-dependent transferase codes for the protein MTTAPARDDRSASQTAPIHHHPSWEPVPEAWRLDTVLAHVGALTDPTTGAITTPIHLSTAFGHPGLHRSTGYDYTRTASPTRDVLQDALARLDGAAAGFATSSGMAAIQLAVEALAPRGSRIVALEDLYGGTFRYLEVLAEEGAYDVDFVFGESELRRALRAPASLVLIETPTNPMMVRFDVAAAAEWAHGAGALLAVDNTFYTPAILRPLKLGADVVLYSATKYLGGHNDVMAGAVTVADPALGERLQYRLNTTGATLGPFDSFLLLRGLKTLSLRMERHESNARAVADFLRAAPQVTRVLYPGRSGMLSFDLADGVDIAVFLESVRVFTFAESLGGVESLVTCPSVQTHADVPPATRARYGLTDRLLRLSVGIEDPADLVADLRGALEAAARARGALRSDPVPYRPQQDAPKRA